The Geotrypetes seraphini chromosome 8, aGeoSer1.1, whole genome shotgun sequence genome includes a region encoding these proteins:
- the LOC117365225 gene encoding uncharacterized protein LOC117365225, with translation MAPLTATVLALFVLLSCTLADVPQAVVTELSHAESFDEVHDPAHVIIRRAAGRNRKVYNMYHGTSMQAAESIIKTGFRPSGGGMLGPGVYVSTDIRKAKNYPYNVRAADRVILKVRVRVGKVKKINRQGHPLQYTWHARGYDTAWVPAKSGMVRSGLTESCVWDPKRVKVLAVVKAPAAAARKLKSLLRRMKKYHCSYWLVC, from the exons ATGGCTCCTCTGACAGCCACAGTCCTTGCACTATTTG TGCTTCTCTCCTGCACCCTTGCTGATGTCCCCCAGGCTGTGGTCACAGAGCTTTCCCATGCTGAGTCCTTTGATGAAGTTCATGACCCTGCCCATGTCATAATACGTCGGGCTGCAGGCCGTAACCGTAAGGTGTATAACATGTATCATGGGACCAGTATGCAGGCTGCAGAATCCATCATCAAGACAGGCTTCAGACCTTCCGGCGGTGGCATGCTGGGACCTGGGGTTTATGTGAGCACGGACATTCGGAAAGCTAAGAATTACCCCTACAACGTGCGCGCTGCAGACCGTGTCATTCTCAAGGTCAGGGTTCGTGTAGGCAAAGTGAAGAAGATTAACAGGCAGGGCCACCCCTTGCAGTACACGTGGCATGCTCGTGGTTATGACACAGCCTGGGTACCTGCAAAGTCAGGCATGGTACGCAGTGGACTGACAGAGAGCTGTGTCTGGGACCCCAAAAGGGTAAAGGTGTTAGCTGTGGTTAAGGCCCCAGCTGCAGCTGCGAGGAAACTGAAGTCTTTACTGCGTAGAATGAAGAAGTATCACTGCAGCTACTGGTTGGTGTGTTAG